GTCGGCCTGCGGGAGTGTTCGAAGACCTTGAGCAGGAAACCAGAAATGTCGTTCTTCCGGTTTCACGCGTCTCTCGTGATGAACTGTTCGCTTGTTTATTTCCTTGCAGAGGCTGCAGTCGGGGATCATGGTCGTGTCTGCAGGTTACCTGGGGTACGTCTGGTACGTTGACGGCTGCTGCCCGTTCCTTCCCTCgaaggacgcgaggcgccttccgcctctcttccGGGAGTCTGAGGCTCTTATCAAAGACTCTGCGGAGGAACGACTCGCTCGGGAACTTGGTGTCACGACGTAAGTTTGTCTTGTGCCTgatgtcttttttttcgctttcttcaTTGCCCGGACAGGCGCCGGCTTCAACGATGCCGTTAGACTGGGCTTGGCTCTTAGGCCTCACGCGCGTGGGGGGGAGGCTCTCTGGCGGCAACCAAATCTACTGGCCTAGAAGCCGCCTTGATATAGTTATGGGTTCCGAAGAAGCGGCGAGCCAAGACATCTTTCAAG
This DNA window, taken from Besnoitia besnoiti strain Bb-Ger1 chromosome III, whole genome shotgun sequence, encodes the following:
- a CDS encoding hypothetical protein (encoded by transcript BESB_050190), whose translation is MSRGRLGHILKEIFIVKPTGLSRLQSGIMVVSAGYLGYVWYVDGCCPFLPSKDARRLPPLFRESEALIKDSAEERLARELGVTTFKEWKERGFIPDSPPASTEKD